The Persephonella hydrogeniphila genome has a window encoding:
- a CDS encoding sulfite exporter TauE/SafE family protein, producing the protein MIPFIAIFVGWIVQGLLGIGSGIISTGILLFFYDPKTVVVSLSVIALLGTAYLTVINYRGKFFLKDTLLLIFFSFIGVGIGSFFLEALDHRKIELIFGIIVFLTGLYDFYAQRKRIFIQGKHKTVFGVMTGISGGIVSGLTGGAGPLYALYLNQTVHNKKDFKFLLSLIFTALNIERIFFYSISPQLLQLFDLQILLPGVLAVFSGAYIGNKLTGKLSTQRFKESVSISITVFGIYFIYRSITV; encoded by the coding sequence ATGATACCGTTTATAGCCATATTTGTCGGATGGATAGTTCAGGGTCTTCTGGGAATAGGCTCAGGAATAATATCAACAGGGATACTTCTATTTTTTTATGATCCTAAAACGGTTGTCGTATCTCTATCTGTTATAGCCCTTTTAGGAACCGCTTATTTAACGGTTATAAACTACAGGGGGAAATTTTTCCTAAAAGATACTTTACTCCTTATATTTTTCTCTTTTATAGGAGTAGGAATAGGAAGTTTTTTCTTGGAAGCGTTAGATCACAGAAAAATAGAGCTTATTTTTGGGATTATAGTCTTTTTAACAGGGCTGTACGATTTTTATGCACAGAGGAAAAGGATTTTTATACAGGGAAAACATAAAACTGTTTTTGGAGTCATGACAGGAATATCAGGAGGAATAGTCTCAGGTTTGACTGGAGGGGCAGGTCCCCTGTATGCCCTCTATCTTAATCAGACAGTCCACAACAAAAAAGATTTTAAATTCCTTTTATCTTTGATTTTTACAGCTTTAAACATAGAAAGAATTTTCTTTTACAGCATATCCCCTCAACTCCTCCAGTTATTCGATCTACAGATACTACTCCCGGGAGTACTGGCTGTTTTCTCAGGGGCTTATATAGGGAATAAGCTGACAGGAAAACTGTCAACCCAGAGATTCAAAGAAAGTGTATCTATAAGCATAACAGTGTTTGGTATATACTTCATATACAGAAGTATCACTGTATAG
- the ychF gene encoding redox-regulated ATPase YchF: MKLNVGIVGLPNVGKSTIFNALTETAKAGVANYPFCTIDPNVGVVDVPDERLYKLAEMENSQRVVPANIEFVDIAGLVKGASKGEGLGNQFLSNIRNVSAIAHVVRCFEDSDVVHVEGSVNPVRDAEIIETELILADLQTVEKRLEKVIKPAKSGNKEAKFEAAVLEKAKKILEEIQPLRTHTEKFEDEEIEYLKKTVFPLTLKPVMYVANISEEDLPEGKDNPHVKAIKEKAEKENAPVVVLCGKVEQELVEIPREERKELLEAYGLSEPGLNRMIRTGYSLLDLITYFTAGEKEARAWTIKRGTKAPQAAGEIHSDFERGFIAAEVINYEELIKAGSLQKAKEKGLLRIEGKDYVVQDGDVIHFRFNV; encoded by the coding sequence ATGAAACTTAACGTAGGTATTGTAGGTCTTCCAAACGTAGGTAAATCAACAATTTTTAATGCACTTACAGAAACAGCAAAAGCAGGAGTCGCGAATTACCCTTTCTGTACAATAGATCCCAATGTGGGAGTAGTAGATGTGCCTGATGAAAGACTTTACAAACTGGCAGAGATGGAAAACTCCCAGAGAGTAGTCCCTGCTAATATAGAGTTTGTTGATATAGCAGGACTGGTTAAAGGTGCAAGCAAAGGGGAAGGTCTTGGGAATCAGTTCTTATCCAATATAAGAAATGTATCTGCTATAGCCCACGTAGTAAGGTGTTTTGAAGACTCTGACGTTGTACATGTTGAAGGTTCTGTAAATCCTGTTAGAGATGCAGAAATCATTGAAACAGAGCTTATACTTGCAGATTTACAGACTGTCGAAAAAAGGTTAGAAAAAGTTATAAAGCCTGCAAAATCAGGAAACAAAGAAGCAAAATTTGAAGCAGCTGTATTAGAAAAGGCAAAAAAAATTCTTGAAGAGATCCAGCCTCTGAGAACACATACAGAAAAATTTGAAGATGAAGAGATTGAATACCTGAAAAAAACAGTTTTTCCCCTTACACTGAAGCCTGTAATGTATGTCGCAAACATAAGTGAAGAAGATCTACCGGAAGGAAAAGATAATCCCCATGTAAAAGCTATAAAAGAAAAGGCAGAAAAAGAAAATGCCCCTGTTGTTGTTCTATGCGGTAAAGTAGAGCAAGAGCTTGTAGAAATACCAAGGGAAGAGAGAAAAGAACTGCTTGAAGCCTACGGCTTATCTGAACCGGGACTGAACAGAATGATCAGGACAGGATACAGTTTATTAGATCTTATTACATACTTTACTGCAGGAGAAAAAGAGGCAAGGGCATGGACTATTAAAAGGGGGACAAAGGCTCCTCAGGCAGCAGGAGAGATCCATTCAGATTTCGAAAGGGGCTTCATAGCAGCAGAGGTCATAAATTATGAAGAACTTATAAAAGCCGGTTCACTGCAAAAAGCAAAGGAAAAAGGTCTACTCAGAATAGAAGGGAAAGATTATGTTGTTCAGGATGGTGATGTAATACATTTCAGATTTAATGTCTAA